A region from the Aegilops tauschii subsp. strangulata cultivar AL8/78 chromosome 5, Aet v6.0, whole genome shotgun sequence genome encodes:
- the LOC109758003 gene encoding bZIP transcription factor 44 — translation MSSGTSFASSQGTRSSRSAEDCPDLRAQMEKRRKRRKESNRESARRSRVRKQQHLDDLSSQVDQLKNQSQQMNMVLGMTTQNLVALQAQNSVMQTQKMELESRLCALGEIICCMNSITNTVNPTAAMGATASSAYDVFGAGSAWSQPIDLYQCF, via the exons ATGTCAAGTGGGACCTCGTTCGCGTCGAGCCAAGGGACCCGGAGCTCCAGGTCTGCCGAGGATTGCCCAGACCTCCGGGCCCAGAtggagaagaggaggaagaggaggaaggagTCCAACCGGGAGTCGGCACGGCGATCTAGGGTGCGCAAGCAACAACACCTCGACGACCTCTCCTCGCAG GTGGATCAGCTCAAGAACCAGAGCCAACAAATGAACATGGTGCTGGGCATGACCACACAAAACCTTGTGGCGCTGCAAGCACAGAACTCGGTGATGCAGACACAGAAGATGGAGCTGGAGAGCAGGCTGTGCGCCCTAGGCGAGATCATCTGCTGCATGAACTCAATCACCAACACTGTGAATCCCACCGCCGCCATGGGCGCCACAGCAAGCAGTGCCTACGACGTTTTTGGCGCCGGCAGCGCATGGAGCCAGCCCATAGACTTGTACCAGTGCTTCTAG
- the LOC109758006 gene encoding small polypeptide DEVIL 4-like, protein MRVGAHDLKLKGLKRSLKEHKARLYIIRRCVVMLLRWHD, encoded by the coding sequence ATGAGGGTGGGCGCTCATGATCTGAAGCTCAAGGGGCTCAAGAGGTCTCTCAAGGAGCACAAGGCCAGGCTCTACATCATCCGTCGATGCGTCGTGATGCTCCTAAGATGGCATGATTGA